From the genome of Vicia villosa cultivar HV-30 ecotype Madison, WI linkage group LG2, Vvil1.0, whole genome shotgun sequence, one region includes:
- the LOC131646568 gene encoding cytochrome b5, producing the protein MPTLTNFYTIQDASRHKTEDDCWIIIDGKVYDVTQYLEDHPGGDDVILAATGRDATDDFEDAGHSKTARELMEKYYIGEFDTSSTVSTKKGYYEKFTTQLKNTPYLGFSVAVVVGISVVVGFLYLRKK; encoded by the exons ATGCCAACCCTCACCAATTTCTACACCATCCAAGATGCCTCCCGCCACAAAACCGAAGACGACTGCTGGATCATTATCGATGGAAAG GTATACGACGTGACACAATATTTGGAAGATCATCCCGGTGGAGATGATGTAATCCTCGCTGCGACCG GGAGAGACGCAACTGATGATTTTGAAGATGCTGGCCACAGCAAAACTGCAAGAGAACTCATGGAGAAATATTACATTGGTGAATTTGATACTTCGTCTACGGTTTCAACCAAGAAAGGTTATTATGAAAAGTTCACGACGCAGCTGAAGAATACGCCGTATTTGGGTTTTTCCGTAGCTGTAGTAGTTGGCATCTCTGTGGTGGTTGGTTTCTTATACTTGCGGAAGAAGTAA
- the LOC131646569 gene encoding PI-PLC X domain-containing protein At5g67130-like encodes MGLSLVTFTVFLCIITAAIGLPYEHQKLLEKCSSTRECLVGQICSSCHVELKGSRCVRSSATNPFNLLNASLPFNKYAYLTTHNSFAIKKRPIQDAVPQVTFTNQEDTISQQLSNGVRALMLDTYDYKGDIWLCHSFKGKCQDFTAFAPAINALKEVEIFLSANPSEIVTLILEDYVDAPNGLTNVFNASGLMKYRFPVSNMPKDGKDWPLVKDMVAKNHRLIVFGSQRHKEQSEGIAYQWNYMVENQYGKDGMVRGKCSRRADSSELNDRSKSLVLINHFRTIPIHQASCKDNSQDLVNMLTTCYHASGNRWANFVAVDYYKRSDGGGSFQAVDMLNGKSLCGCNDVHACVNGSSSCIRGSK; translated from the exons ATGGGTTTGTCATTGGTGACTTTTACAGTCTTCCTCTGCATTATAACGGCTGCTATTGGTCTTCCTTACGAACATCAGAAG CTCTTGGAAAAGTGCTCGTCCACTAGAGAATGTTTAGTTGGTCAAATTTGTAGCTCTTGCCATGTTGAACTCAAGGGGTCAAGATGTGTCAGATCATCAGCAACCAACCCATTCAACCTACTG AATGCATCTTTGCCGTTCAACAAATATGCTTATCTAACGACCCACAATTCATTTGCAATTAAGAAAAGACCAATCCAAGATGCTGTTCCTCAAGTTACCTTCACAAATCAGGAAGACACTATCTCTCAGCAATTATCA AATGGAGTTAGAGCTCTTATGTTAGATACATATGATTACAAAGGAGATATATGGTTGTGCCATTCATTTAAAGGAAAATGCCAAGACTTTACCGCATTT GCACCAGCGATAAATGCTTTAAAGGAAGTGGAAATTTTCCTATCCGCAAATCCATCCGAAATCGTGACACTGATATTAGAAGACTATGTTGATGCGCCAAATGGATTAACCAATGTATTCAATGCGTCTGGATTGATGAAATATCGGTTTCCTGTCTCGAACATGCCTAAAGATGGAAAAGATTGGCCTTTAGTAAAAGACATGGTTGCTAAAAATCATAGGCTCATTGTCTTTGGCTCTCAAAGGCACAAGGAACAAAGTGAAGGAATAGCTTATCAGTGGAACTACATGGTTGAAAATCAGT ATGGGAAAGACGGAATGGTTCGTGGAAAATGTTCTAGGCGTGCGGATTCGTCTGAACTAAATGATAGAAGTAAATCTTTGGTTTTAATAAATCACTTCAGGACAATTCCAATCCATCAAGCAAGTTGTAAAGATAATTCACAAGACCTCGTAAATATGCTTACTACTTGTTATCACGCGTCGGGTAATCGCTGGGCAAATTTTGTCGCAGTTGATTATTACAAG AGAAGTGATGGAGGAGGGTCATTTCAAGCTGTCGATATGTTAAACGGGAAATCATTATGTGGTTGTAATGATGTGCATGCTTGTGTG AATGGATCATCATCATGTATAAGAGGAAGCAAATGA